The proteins below come from a single Spirochaetia bacterium 38H-sp genomic window:
- a CDS encoding ATP-binding protein, whose amino-acid sequence MNSSNFGEIENLFKYNNPRWLKYTLRKLGQGISRYNMIEDGDRIVLGISGGKDSLALALLLSLRRKWLPIDYELRAVQIEWQEFPMTDEQVSLIKSFFNIIDVPYVRLTETMFPGSYKDDFNCYRCARNRKRILFDYMAKEGFSKLALGHHLDDIVTTTIINMTMRGKLFTMMPIQEFFKGKLHIIRPMCEIRESAIITIKERLNLPVVKAACPYKDTNLRLSIQPVMENLFSLDPHAREKIYRSLIEIKPDYLPYSLKT is encoded by the coding sequence AGATGGTTAAAGTACACTCTAAGAAAACTAGGCCAGGGGATTTCCCGTTACAACATGATAGAAGACGGAGACAGAATAGTTCTTGGAATATCAGGAGGCAAGGATTCTCTTGCACTGGCTCTTCTTTTGTCTCTGAGAAGGAAATGGCTCCCCATAGACTATGAACTTAGAGCTGTACAGATAGAATGGCAGGAATTTCCCATGACAGATGAGCAAGTCTCTCTCATAAAAAGTTTTTTTAATATCATAGATGTTCCTTATGTTAGACTAACGGAGACAATGTTCCCCGGCTCTTATAAAGACGATTTTAACTGTTATAGATGTGCAAGGAACAGAAAACGAATACTCTTTGATTATATGGCAAAAGAAGGGTTCTCCAAGCTAGCGCTGGGACATCACCTTGATGATATTGTTACTACAACAATTATCAATATGACCATGCGAGGAAAGCTCTTTACCATGATGCCTATCCAGGAGTTTTTTAAAGGCAAACTGCATATTATACGACCAATGTGCGAGATAAGAGAATCCGCCATAATAACAATAAAAGAGCGCCTTAATCTCCCTGTTGTAAAAGCCGCATGCCCGTATAAAGATACAAACCTCAGACTGTCCATACAACCTGTTATGGAGAACCTCTTTTCTCTTGATCCTCATGCCCGGGAGAAAATATACAGGTCACTTATAGAAATAAAACCAGATTATCTGCCTTACAGCTTGAAAACCTAG
- a CDS encoding late competence development ComFB family protein yields the protein MKIHNLMEEVVTDAVHKVVQEEKARGKTVSEDYITDIVCYVLNRIPPKYVSTGKGIAYSTTEYFSDAQLMVDIVALATEGFKRITGTERSYYQHNRKFFPDSDNVFFIPLIKGRLLFGKTFEPAYDVDIILLHGDMPAHMIDDRWQNPYRITSSLPGTFVFMPAPFPAKEKGQKKAFKFCVSIDKEGFNPIRHYFDVASVSVPRETEPDIEHSIILSDLYLSEPHDEDSTFF from the coding sequence ATGAAGATACACAACTTGATGGAAGAAGTTGTAACAGATGCGGTACATAAGGTTGTACAAGAAGAAAAAGCAAGAGGAAAAACCGTATCCGAGGATTATATAACAGATATCGTATGCTATGTATTAAACAGAATCCCACCCAAATACGTATCTACAGGTAAGGGAATCGCATATAGCACCACAGAATACTTCTCCGATGCACAGCTTATGGTAGATATTGTTGCTCTTGCTACAGAAGGCTTCAAACGCATAACAGGCACTGAGCGTTCTTACTATCAGCATAACAGGAAATTTTTTCCCGATTCTGACAATGTATTCTTTATACCACTTATCAAAGGAAGATTGCTTTTTGGCAAGACCTTTGAACCTGCATATGACGTCGACATTATCCTTCTGCATGGAGACATGCCCGCTCACATGATAGATGACAGATGGCAAAATCCCTATAGAATCACCAGTTCACTCCCCGGCACATTTGTCTTTATGCCCGCTCCTTTTCCGGCAAAGGAAAAAGGACAGAAAAAGGCTTTTAAATTTTGTGTAAGCATTGATAAAGAGGGGTTTAATCCCATAAGACATTATTTTGACGTTGCCTCAGTCTCTGTTCCTAGAGAAACAGAACCGGATATAGAGCATAGTATTATTCTGTCAGACTTATACCTGTCAGAACCACATGATGAAGACTCCACATTCTTCTAG
- a CDS encoding DUF503 domain-containing protein: MVVNILRIIIELPAIGSIKEKRSIISSLKRKVQQRYKISFAEVDLNDSHSFAEFGAAVVSNSAEHGRKQLNKVLEFIESEGQGRIYDYWFHTEYYK; encoded by the coding sequence ATGGTAGTAAACATACTCAGGATTATCATAGAGCTTCCTGCCATAGGATCAATAAAAGAAAAAAGAAGCATAATAAGCTCTCTCAAGAGAAAAGTACAACAGAGATATAAAATAAGCTTTGCAGAAGTAGACCTCAACGACAGTCATAGCTTTGCAGAATTTGGTGCTGCTGTGGTTTCCAACTCTGCGGAGCATGGAAGAAAACAGCTCAACAAAGTTCTTGAGTTTATAGAATCAGAAGGACAGGGCAGAATATACGATTATTGGTTCCACACAGAATACTATAAATAA
- a CDS encoding ion transporter, with protein sequence MKQKQETTNILENLVTIAIFLVIVQTILEDVANISMWDWNIRKILLISGFVFDLFFTVEFFTRMFSAIARGKGMQYLTAEKGWIDFLASVPLLTLNSGPAMLSLLYGTSVMSSIAGKLKILKVIKIIRIARILRLLRTLKLVKQLKNIQSVMAQHHISRITTLVVSSLLFVMLVFSMLPVLVGIDGPEEEYTQRAISAGSLILENKQSLPEKTLIEFAASREEILMIKENDKPLYTKYPLDIIKKAIGPGDYAYIADKDMHIYFDMRQINVQSSSTSLIMMSSVILTVFFLLFIYAPHFAITVTDPIYVMQKGITDSGYKLAVKIYPRYAEHEVFKLAQAYNEEILPRKIEENTETEMDLSLSDIEDLL encoded by the coding sequence ATGAAGCAAAAACAAGAAACAACAAATATTCTGGAGAACTTGGTAACAATAGCGATATTTCTTGTAATAGTTCAGACCATATTGGAGGATGTGGCAAACATATCCATGTGGGACTGGAATATTAGAAAAATACTACTTATATCTGGCTTTGTTTTTGACCTGTTTTTTACTGTAGAGTTTTTTACCCGTATGTTCTCTGCAATAGCTCGGGGAAAAGGCATGCAATATCTTACGGCAGAAAAAGGTTGGATAGATTTCCTTGCCTCTGTTCCTCTTCTTACTCTCAATTCAGGCCCTGCAATGCTTTCTTTACTCTACGGTACAAGTGTTATGAGCAGTATTGCCGGAAAGCTCAAGATATTAAAGGTCATAAAAATAATAAGAATTGCAAGGATTCTCAGACTTCTTAGAACACTCAAGTTGGTAAAGCAGCTTAAGAACATCCAGTCAGTAATGGCTCAGCATCACATATCGAGAATAACGACCCTTGTTGTAAGCTCCCTTTTGTTTGTCATGCTTGTTTTCTCCATGCTTCCCGTATTAGTGGGTATTGACGGACCTGAGGAAGAATATACACAGAGGGCAATATCTGCGGGTAGTCTGATACTGGAAAATAAACAAAGCCTTCCTGAGAAAACACTTATAGAATTTGCAGCTTCCAGGGAAGAAATACTCATGATAAAAGAAAACGACAAACCTCTATATACAAAATATCCGCTTGATATCATAAAAAAAGCTATAGGTCCTGGAGACTATGCTTATATAGCAGATAAAGATATGCATATATACTTTGACATGAGGCAGATAAACGTACAGTCCTCAAGCACGAGCCTGATAATGATGAGCTCTGTAATCCTTACGGTATTCTTCCTTCTTTTCATATATGCCCCACATTTTGCTATCACTGTAACAGACCCCATATATGTGATGCAAAAAGGCATCACAGACTCTGGATACAAGCTTGCAGTAAAAATCTATCCCCGCTATGCTGAGCATGAAGTTTTTAAATTGGCACAAGCATATAACGAAGAAATATTGCCAAGGAAAATAGAAGAAAACACGGAGACAGAAATGGATTTGTCTCTATCGGACATAGAAGATTTGCTGTAA
- a CDS encoding FecR family protein, whose protein sequence is MRKLFILLIVFAVLFPVFSQEVTAVLEYFDDPAELEITDADGFTVEGIYFGMPISEGETIKTYNSSAELSLDPNGTIIKLAPNTTFSVTTLQKEDGQENSFNIAQGKMRAVAAKVKKGGYRISTPTAVCGVRGTDFGINVVPGQEESLFVREGLVAFSKGGEEIEVGAGQIANALAETFSAVQMSAEQLSQLYSDLDFNVLNPDDVPQAEPAKDEAENNKTEDTSAADTGDMGQQTTANKEETGGAEPQEAAQENPFMEWLRNAVGLEVGSVTIDGQTYSKAILQPVIALGKFKASLYLPIIYTRDMFDLNDWYRPKGNNEWSFGSDYDWGKEPVNGLADFFADLALKIRYIEYGKQRDPFFFKVGNIEGVTTGHGILMNNYTNNTEFPAVRRVGLNLGIDSGKVGTELILNDLAEPEIFGGRLYVRPAAPTFKAAIGLTAIADIDPAGDISSDTTDPVSKAALETDPIFLNLALDLDIPAFETELASLIFFSDVGGMLPFIRNSYGGIQAGFSTSSLVYQKSSTEAELRNYGFTAGLFGNIAIMTYRLEYRYFTGTFKNGFYGPDYERKRAEYAKELVSYLMDSSNPDFHNTTMGIYGNAGFNIADKVTFNAGYFWPWALDSNGNVLTSDEDELNMGLILEKGLVPVPRLEDISAAFYYTRTHFIPTILQKGDFKGTGLFDANTVFRGEIIWAAAPTLDIVTIVTTNIIRNSDGSIAYDDNGAPKWAPSISIESRVHF, encoded by the coding sequence ATGAGAAAACTATTTATATTGCTTATTGTTTTTGCAGTGCTGTTTCCTGTTTTTTCTCAGGAAGTCACTGCTGTACTTGAGTATTTTGATGACCCTGCAGAGCTTGAGATAACAGATGCTGATGGTTTTACCGTGGAGGGAATATACTTTGGGATGCCAATATCTGAGGGGGAGACTATAAAGACATATAATTCTTCTGCAGAGCTAAGTCTTGATCCCAACGGGACAATCATCAAGCTTGCTCCCAATACTACGTTTTCTGTAACCACATTGCAAAAAGAAGATGGACAGGAAAACAGCTTTAACATCGCTCAGGGTAAAATGAGAGCTGTTGCCGCCAAGGTAAAAAAAGGTGGATACAGGATATCAACTCCAACTGCTGTATGTGGAGTAAGAGGCACCGACTTTGGTATCAATGTTGTTCCAGGACAAGAAGAAAGCCTGTTTGTGAGAGAAGGGCTCGTAGCCTTTAGCAAAGGAGGAGAAGAGATAGAGGTAGGAGCAGGTCAGATTGCTAATGCTCTTGCAGAGACTTTTTCTGCTGTTCAGATGTCGGCAGAACAGCTCTCACAGCTTTATAGCGACCTTGACTTTAATGTACTCAATCCAGACGATGTACCTCAGGCAGAACCTGCCAAAGACGAAGCTGAAAACAACAAAACAGAAGATACATCAGCTGCGGATACTGGAGATATGGGACAGCAAACTACTGCCAATAAAGAAGAGACTGGAGGAGCAGAACCACAGGAAGCTGCACAGGAAAATCCTTTTATGGAGTGGCTAAGAAATGCTGTTGGTCTTGAAGTTGGCTCCGTTACCATAGATGGGCAGACCTATTCCAAAGCCATTCTTCAGCCAGTTATAGCATTGGGTAAATTTAAAGCAAGCCTATATCTTCCAATAATATACACACGGGATATGTTTGATCTCAACGATTGGTACAGACCCAAAGGCAATAACGAATGGTCCTTTGGCAGTGATTATGACTGGGGCAAAGAGCCTGTAAATGGTCTTGCGGATTTCTTTGCAGATTTGGCTCTCAAAATAAGGTATATAGAATACGGCAAGCAAAGAGACCCATTCTTCTTCAAAGTAGGCAACATAGAGGGTGTAACCACAGGACATGGTATACTCATGAACAATTACACCAACAATACGGAATTCCCTGCTGTAAGAAGAGTGGGACTTAACCTAGGTATAGACTCTGGCAAGGTAGGAACAGAGCTTATACTCAATGACCTGGCAGAGCCAGAGATTTTTGGAGGAAGGCTGTATGTGAGACCTGCTGCTCCAACTTTTAAAGCTGCAATAGGACTTACAGCCATAGCCGACATTGACCCTGCAGGAGATATTTCTTCCGATACAACAGATCCTGTTTCAAAAGCAGCTTTGGAAACAGATCCTATTTTTCTTAATCTTGCACTTGACCTCGATATTCCCGCGTTTGAGACTGAGCTTGCAAGTCTGATATTCTTCAGTGATGTAGGCGGCATGCTGCCATTTATAAGAAACTCATATGGCGGCATACAAGCGGGTTTTAGCACAAGCAGTCTTGTGTATCAGAAGAGCAGTACAGAGGCTGAGCTCAGAAACTACGGATTTACTGCTGGACTCTTTGGTAACATTGCAATAATGACATACAGGCTTGAGTACAGATATTTTACAGGCACCTTTAAAAACGGCTTCTATGGCCCGGATTACGAAAGAAAACGAGCAGAATATGCCAAGGAACTTGTATCTTACCTTATGGATTCTTCCAATCCCGATTTTCACAATACAACCATGGGTATATACGGAAATGCAGGCTTTAATATAGCAGATAAGGTAACCTTTAATGCGGGATATTTCTGGCCCTGGGCACTGGATTCCAACGGCAATGTACTTACATCAGATGAGGATGAACTCAATATGGGACTTATCTTGGAAAAAGGGCTTGTTCCTGTTCCTAGGCTGGAGGACATAAGTGCTGCTTTCTATTACACAAGAACGCACTTTATCCCAACAATTTTGCAGAAAGGCGACTTTAAGGGTACAGGACTTTTTGATGCCAACACTGTTTTTCGCGGAGAGATTATATGGGCTGCAGCCCCTACACTTGATATCGTTACTATAGTAACAACTAACATTATAAGAAACTCCGATGGAAGCATTGCATACGATGACAACGGAGCTCCAAAATGGGCACCATCCATATCTATTGAAAGCAGAGTACACTTTTAA
- the mutL gene encoding DNA mismatch repair endonuclease MutL has translation MNKSKDKASPRIHILREAVFKKIAAGEVIDRPASVVRELLDNSIDAGATDIIVEIEDGGLKKIVVTDNGSGIHPDDLEICYLPHTTSKIETESDLMAIRTLGFRGEALSSISTVSITKIYSTYQDNTEGKYIILEDGKIKEKGPVGLPRGTRIEIERIFDNYPARKRFLKTPATEAAMCKKVFLEKALSFPDISFKLIKNGNMEVFLPQSDMTERIATAYPTIFTKSRIRTLEEKSGNISIKAVLLSPSFPQRDRRNIYIYINGRNIQEYSLVQAISYGYREVLPGGQYPAAVLFAEIPSGEVDFNIHPAKKEAKIRILPELHSLVSKTIHKELRNWLMPTSNARSSIKSDDKDTQKNFNITSEKHDRSTFFIPQNYSYNGLNISETTTAYRHKKKPDLWTVKNFNQPDMIKKIKAVKTGEETNIKYLGQLFNLFLIIEKNDALFLIDQHAAHERILYNQLKNNPARQKLLIPHTFTVEEEELNTIEKKREEATNLGIEYSMADNKCIITHLPQTISNTPVIAEKWLRQQSTNSPEVDGYATIACRAAIKEGELLDKISATELAERTFELPEPYCPHGRPVWIKITKEELLKIIKRTV, from the coding sequence ATGAATAAATCAAAGGATAAAGCCTCCCCCAGAATACATATTCTGAGGGAGGCTGTTTTTAAAAAGATAGCAGCTGGAGAAGTAATAGACAGACCGGCTTCTGTTGTAAGGGAGCTCTTGGATAATTCTATCGATGCCGGTGCTACCGACATAATCGTAGAAATAGAAGACGGGGGATTAAAAAAAATAGTAGTAACAGACAATGGCTCAGGCATTCATCCAGATGACCTTGAGATATGTTATCTTCCTCATACCACTTCCAAGATAGAAACCGAATCAGACCTGATGGCAATACGTACTCTCGGCTTTAGAGGAGAGGCTCTCTCCAGTATAAGCACAGTATCCATAACAAAGATATACTCCACATATCAGGATAACACAGAGGGGAAATACATCATTCTAGAGGATGGAAAAATAAAAGAGAAAGGACCTGTCGGACTTCCCCGCGGTACGCGCATAGAGATAGAACGTATATTTGATAACTATCCAGCAAGAAAGAGATTTTTAAAAACTCCAGCAACAGAAGCTGCAATGTGCAAGAAGGTTTTTTTGGAGAAAGCTCTATCCTTCCCTGATATAAGCTTTAAACTCATAAAAAACGGCAATATGGAAGTATTTTTGCCACAATCCGACATGACAGAAAGGATTGCCACAGCATATCCGACAATTTTTACAAAAAGCAGGATAAGAACACTGGAAGAAAAATCAGGCAATATTTCTATAAAAGCAGTTCTTCTGTCCCCGTCTTTTCCTCAAAGGGATAGAAGAAACATATACATATACATAAACGGAAGAAATATACAAGAATACAGCCTTGTGCAAGCAATAAGCTATGGATACAGAGAGGTACTACCTGGAGGACAATACCCAGCTGCTGTTCTATTTGCAGAAATACCTTCGGGAGAAGTAGATTTCAACATCCATCCTGCAAAAAAAGAGGCCAAGATTAGGATTCTACCTGAGCTTCATAGTCTGGTATCAAAAACAATACATAAAGAGCTAAGAAACTGGCTGATGCCTACAAGTAATGCTCGTAGCAGTATAAAGTCTGATGATAAAGATACTCAGAAAAACTTTAATATTACTTCAGAAAAACATGACAGGAGTACTTTTTTTATTCCTCAAAATTATTCTTATAACGGTCTAAACATATCAGAAACAACCACTGCTTACAGACATAAAAAAAAGCCTGATCTCTGGACAGTCAAAAATTTCAATCAACCGGACATGATAAAAAAGATAAAAGCAGTTAAAACAGGAGAGGAAACAAATATAAAGTATCTAGGTCAGCTTTTTAATCTTTTTCTAATAATAGAAAAAAACGATGCTCTTTTCCTCATAGACCAGCATGCAGCACATGAGAGAATACTATATAACCAACTCAAGAATAATCCTGCTAGACAAAAGCTTCTTATACCTCATACCTTTACAGTAGAAGAAGAGGAACTTAACACCATAGAAAAAAAAAGAGAAGAAGCAACAAATCTTGGTATAGAATATAGTATGGCAGACAATAAATGCATAATAACACATCTGCCTCAAACAATAAGCAATACACCTGTAATAGCAGAAAAATGGCTAAGACAGCAAAGCACAAACTCGCCGGAGGTAGACGGATATGCTACCATAGCTTGTAGAGCAGCTATAAAAGAAGGAGAATTATTGGATAAAATAAGTGCAACAGAGCTTGCAGAAAGGACTTTTGAGCTTCCTGAGCCATATTGTCCTCACGGTAGGCCTGTATGGATAAAAATAACAAAAGAAGAATTGCTCAAAATAATAAAAAGAACAGTATAA
- a CDS encoding tetratricopeptide repeat protein: protein MDEIKTEKMKKDDKTKKMLFISIGIVFFLLLVGGIAFLIVDAKNAERHNAMVLAKEYAEQNEYQRALDILDALLLKNPGDKEVRELKDKILEEKKAYEEDLRKKELDELARQQERLNSSLSQLSQSLSQNANNQAESLADKQRQAEEEARRRAEEEKRKEEERLAKLSEEERKKEEMIKALIKEGTEALEEQQYVAARQKFSDVLGIDLQDSIKESEHHATALAYTAESFYEEGDVKGAVEKAQEAIDTNKNVWQSYYVLGKIYSDNKNYESAEEQFKKALALNPQSAESLYELGKVQYMMGLSKQRSNPTLSKQKFNDARLSFSRCLEIMPSWINAHYNLALTYEKLSDRAMAKKEFLSVIALDPQNTGALLKLGEYLRDEGKYKESETYYKRIIAYSPDEYRALRGLGLTYYYAGDPVNAEKMLKKAISTEKGADDTVSFYNLALVLIEQDKSQDALTYAQKAVEKSPKVPEYQYTLGLAAYNIKAYSVAEAAFNNAIELNPSYVKPRIQLGIMYQDKGDYDKALSYLLDAYKIEPKSFEVNNNLGNLYARKKLYSESIKHYKAAIEANPADTLVRYNLALAHMDAKDLDSAAQVLEDLIKIDSTYWDAYYQLGKILISLGEKDGAKKILSTLLTKKPDYDKKAEIESLLSGL, encoded by the coding sequence TTGGACGAGATAAAGACTGAAAAAATGAAGAAAGATGATAAAACAAAAAAAATGCTTTTTATAAGCATTGGTATAGTGTTTTTTCTTTTGCTTGTAGGTGGAATAGCATTTCTTATTGTAGATGCAAAAAATGCAGAAAGACATAATGCAATGGTCCTTGCAAAAGAATATGCAGAACAAAATGAGTACCAGAGGGCACTGGATATTTTGGATGCACTTTTGCTCAAAAATCCGGGAGACAAAGAAGTTAGGGAGCTTAAGGATAAAATACTTGAGGAAAAGAAGGCTTATGAAGAAGACCTCAGGAAAAAAGAATTGGATGAACTTGCAAGGCAGCAGGAGAGACTAAACAGCTCTCTGTCCCAATTAAGTCAAAGTCTATCGCAAAACGCAAATAATCAGGCGGAGAGTCTTGCTGATAAGCAGAGACAAGCGGAAGAAGAAGCAAGAAGGAGGGCAGAAGAAGAGAAAAGAAAAGAAGAAGAGAGACTTGCAAAACTGAGTGAAGAAGAGAGAAAAAAAGAAGAGATGATAAAGGCTCTAATAAAGGAAGGAACAGAAGCTCTTGAAGAGCAGCAGTATGTTGCAGCAAGACAGAAGTTTTCCGATGTTCTTGGTATAGATTTGCAGGATAGCATAAAAGAATCAGAGCATCATGCTACTGCTCTTGCTTATACGGCAGAAAGTTTTTATGAAGAGGGTGATGTCAAAGGTGCGGTAGAAAAAGCTCAAGAGGCTATAGATACCAACAAAAATGTATGGCAGTCCTATTATGTTCTTGGAAAAATATATTCTGACAACAAAAACTATGAGAGTGCCGAGGAACAGTTTAAAAAAGCTCTGGCCTTAAATCCACAAAGTGCGGAAAGTCTATATGAGCTAGGGAAGGTCCAGTATATGATGGGGCTTTCTAAGCAGAGAAGCAACCCAACACTCAGTAAGCAAAAGTTTAACGATGCAAGACTTTCTTTTTCTAGATGTCTGGAAATCATGCCCTCATGGATTAATGCACATTATAATCTAGCTCTTACTTATGAGAAACTTTCTGATAGAGCCATGGCAAAAAAGGAGTTTTTGAGTGTTATTGCTCTTGATCCTCAAAATACCGGAGCACTTCTTAAGTTGGGTGAATATCTCAGGGACGAGGGGAAGTACAAGGAGTCTGAGACCTATTATAAAAGAATTATAGCATATTCTCCAGATGAATATCGTGCTCTTAGGGGTCTTGGTCTTACATATTATTATGCCGGAGACCCTGTGAATGCAGAGAAGATGTTAAAAAAGGCTATTTCTACGGAAAAAGGAGCGGACGATACAGTTTCTTTCTATAACCTTGCTCTTGTTCTTATAGAACAAGACAAATCGCAAGATGCTCTTACCTATGCCCAGAAAGCCGTCGAGAAAAGTCCCAAAGTACCAGAATATCAATATACTCTTGGGCTTGCAGCATATAATATAAAAGCTTATTCTGTAGCCGAAGCTGCTTTTAACAATGCAATAGAGCTCAATCCTTCTTATGTAAAACCTCGTATACAGCTTGGTATTATGTACCAGGACAAGGGGGATTATGATAAAGCTTTGTCTTATCTCTTGGATGCATATAAAATTGAGCCAAAATCTTTTGAGGTTAATAACAATCTTGGTAACTTATATGCACGTAAAAAGCTTTATAGTGAGAGTATCAAGCACTACAAAGCTGCCATAGAGGCAAATCCTGCAGATACTCTTGTAAGGTACAATCTTGCTCTTGCTCATATGGATGCCAAGGATCTAGATAGTGCTGCACAGGTCCTGGAAGATCTTATCAAGATAGATTCTACCTATTGGGATGCTTATTATCAGCTGGGGAAGATTCTTATATCTCTTGGAGAAAAGGATGGAGCCAAAAAGATTCTATCCACACTTCTTACAAAAAAACCTGATTATGATAAGAAAGCCGAGATAGAATCTCTTTTATCTGGTTTATAA
- a CDS encoding tetratricopeptide repeat protein, producing MDIGHLSFMHIFLFSAYKRLTFFADIVKQRFLFIFLIIFTVMPLHAQDESLFKRGEDLFMQNNLEQALPLLESSLEQEKANPRIYLYLGAIYHKLGLYKKAVDIYKKGIDNTDGYDAVFFFNLGNVYVSMGTPDTAELMYSEAVGLKTTYSNPYLNRANMRVKLGKYQDAIDDYTMYLRLEPDTSQRANIEKMISLLSQKIIEEQRQKEEEERRRKEEEARQKALLDSVLKSLDSAAEETQDIDAGTEGVQDYSEELELAD from the coding sequence ATGGACATAGGTCATTTATCCTTTATGCATATCTTTTTATTCTCTGCTTATAAAAGACTAACTTTTTTTGCTGATATTGTCAAACAAAGGTTTCTTTTTATATTTCTTATAATATTTACAGTTATGCCTCTGCATGCACAGGATGAATCTTTGTTTAAAAGAGGAGAAGATCTTTTTATGCAAAATAATCTTGAGCAGGCTTTACCTCTATTAGAATCATCTCTAGAGCAAGAAAAAGCTAATCCTAGGATCTATTTGTATCTTGGAGCAATATATCATAAGCTGGGTCTTTATAAAAAGGCTGTTGATATTTATAAAAAAGGCATTGATAATACGGATGGATATGATGCGGTGTTCTTTTTTAATCTTGGGAACGTTTATGTATCCATGGGGACGCCTGATACCGCAGAGCTTATGTATAGCGAGGCGGTTGGGCTTAAGACAACTTATTCCAACCCTTATCTCAACAGAGCAAATATGAGAGTAAAACTTGGTAAATATCAGGATGCCATAGATGATTATACCATGTATCTGCGTCTTGAGCCGGATACATCACAACGCGCAAATATAGAAAAAATGATATCTCTTCTCAGCCAAAAAATTATAGAAGAGCAGAGACAGAAAGAAGAGGAAGAAAGGAGAAGGAAGGAAGAAGAGGCAAGACAGAAGGCTCTCCTTGATTCTGTACTTAAGTCTCTTGATTCTGCTGCAGAAGAGACTCAGGATATTGACGCAGGGACAGAGGGAGTACAGGATTACTCCGAAGAACTTGAGCTTGCGGATTAG